In Trichoderma asperellum chromosome 1, complete sequence, a single window of DNA contains:
- a CDS encoding uncharacterized protein (MEROPS:MER0060647) yields the protein MAVQLRKPATASHSGDERPVCLELEDGSIYQGFSFGAEKSIAGELVFQTGMVGYPESITDPSYRGQILVITFPLVGNYGVPSRETLDELLGDLPAHFESSQIHIAGLVTASYCGEDFSHFLATSSLGTWLKEQGVPAMYGVDTRALTKRIREKGSMLGKMRLASATATADSLASGDAFEAIDWVNPNTQNLVAQVSVKEPKLYKPPASVVARKHPSGRTIRVLCVDVGMKYNQLRCFLKRGVEVVVCPWDYDLTKAVSEEYDGLFISNGPGDPAVLESTAKNIAAVMETNKIPIFGICLGHQLMARASGAKTTKMKFGNRGHNIPCTSMVTGKCHITSQNHGFAVDAGSLPAGWKELFINANDGSNEGIMHVEKPYFSVQFHPESTPGPRDTEYLFDVFINTMAGCAENPALLQAPVAFPGGTIEENERLHPRVSVKKVLVLGSGGLSIGQAGEFDYSGSQAIKALKEEGIYTVLINPNIATIQTSKGLADKVYFLPVNADFVRKVIQYERPDAIYVTFGGQTALQVGIQLKDEFESLGVKVLGTPIDTIITTEDRELFARSMDSIGEKCAKSASANNVEEALHVVKDIGFPVIVRAAYALGGLGSGFANNEQELMDLCNKAFAASPQVLIERSMKGWKEIEYEVVRDAQDNCITVCNMENFDPLGIHTGDSIVVAPSQTLSDEDYNMLRTTAVNVIRHLGVVGECNIQYALNPFSREYCIIEVNARLSRSSALASKATGYPLAFIAAKLGLGIPLKEIKNSVTKVTCACFEPSLDYVVVKMPRWDLKKFTRVSTQLGSSMKSVGEVMSIGRTFEEAIQKAIRAIDFHNLGFGETKALMSIDDELQTPSDQRLFAIANAMHQGYSVDKIWEMTRIDKWFLRKLMGLSDFAKAMPQYTTNDIAHNPGILLQAKRLGFSDRQLAKFWSSNEIAVRRLRLEAGIQPFVKQIDTVAAEFPAFTNYLYLTYNASEHDVNFEDHGVMVLGSGVYRIGSSVEFDWCSVRAIRTLRATGHKTIMVNYNPETVSTDYDEADKLYFENITLETILDIYQLENASGVLGAMGGQTPNNIALPLHRAGVKVLGTSPEMIDTAENRYKFSRMLDRIEVDQPTWKELTSFEEAQAFCQKVSYPVLVRPSYVLSGAAMNTVYSEKDLESYLAQAAEVSREHPVVITKYIENAKEIEMDAVAKDGVVVGHFISEHVENAGVHSGDATLILPPQDLERTTIQRIEEATRKIGAALNVTGPFNIQFIAKDNDIKVIECNVRASRSFPFVSKVMGVDLIEMATKAIMGQPFQEYPPTDIAPDCVGIKVPQFSFSRLSGADPVLGVEMASTGEVACFGVDKNEAYLKALLSTGFKIPKKNILLSIGSYKDKKEMLPSVQKLQKIGYKLFATAGTADFLQEHGVPVQYLEVLGKEEDKDSEFSLTQHLSKNTIDLYINLPSNNKYRRPANYMSRGYQTRRMAVDYQIPLVTNVKNAKILIEAIARSFDLSVSKRDYQTSHKTVVLPGLINVAAFVPGLVTPESHDMETVTKASISAGFSMIRVMPLGLEGAITDGITLRAAQQNSKLGDYCDYNLSVSATSDNDGQISALAGEVGSLFIPFNHLSGNISKVAAVTAHFDAWPTHKVIVTDAKLTDLASILLLASLHNRRIHVTSVTNKDDIRLIALSKAKGLRVSCDVSIYSLYLSTKDYPELDRLLPTPEDQAALWENMSTIDVFSVGSLPYQLAESLGKKADTSSGIADALPLLLTSVTEGKLTIDDLKQKLYQNPMEIFELHDQVGTSIEVEIDRAYPVQPGNVWSPFEGRLMRGSVRRVTFQDTTVCLDGELLAASPKGKDMSSHSISREAPTSPSLKPAMGLITQVTESPKPRQLAGFSSPKIAARFRNVEGLGSPARLGGAVDELGLALSPQPAASSLQQLLSQPNSFKNAHVLSVRQYTRSDLHLLFTVAQEMRLGVQREGVLNVLRGRVLCTLFYEPSTRTSASFDAAMQRLGGRTIAIATSSSSVQKGETLQDTLRTLACYGDAVVLRHPQETSVDIANKYCPIPVVNGGNGSKEHPTQAFLDLFTIREELGTVQGLTITFLGDLLYGRPVHSLVYLLQHYQVKVQLVSPKALSLPAKVKEQLIASGQLLVESETLTPEILARSDVLYCTRVQKERFESVEAYEKVKDSYRVDNATLKNAKSSMVVMHPLPRNEEVAEEVDFDQRAAYFRQMRYGLYCRMALLALVMASS from the exons ATGGCTGTCCAGCTACGGAAACCTGCTACAGCTAGCCACAGCGGCGATGAGCGACCGGTGTGCCTGGAACTTGAAGATGGCTCCATCTACCAAGGCTTCAGCTTCGGTGCTGAGAAGAGCATCGCCGGAGAGCTGGTTTTCCAGACTGGTATGGTGGGGTATCCTGAGTCCATCACGGACCCCTCATATCGTGGCCAGATCCTTGTTATCACATTTCCCCTAGTCGGAAACTATGGTGTCCCTTCGCGCGAGACGCTCGATGAGCTGCTCGGTGATCTGCCTGCCCACTTCGAGTCTTCGCAGATTCACATTGCTGGTCTCGTTACCGCTTCCTACTGCGGCGAGGATTTCTCCCACTTCCTTGCCACCTCTTCTCTTGGCACATGGCTCAAGGAACAGGGCGTCCCGGCCATGTATGGCGTGGACACCAGGGCCCTGACCAAGAGAATCCGAGAGAAGGGTAGCATGCTGGGCAAGATGAGACTTGCCAGCGCTACCGCCACGGCGGATAGCCTTGCCTCCGGTGATGCTTTCGAGGCAATTGACTGGGTGAACCCCAACACACAAAACTTGGTGGCACAGG TATCCGTCAAGGAGCCTAAGCTGTATAAGCCGCCCGCGTCTGTCGTTGCTCGCAAGCATCCTTCCGGCCGGACAATCCGTGTTCTGTGCGTTGATGTCGGTATGAAGTACAACCAGCTTCGATGCTTCCTCAAGCGTGGTGTCGAAGTCGTAGTCTGCCCTTGGGACTATGACCTGACCAAGGCGGTCAGCGAGGAGTACGAtggcctcttcatctccaacgGTCCTGGTGACCCAGCTGTGCTCGAGAGCACTGCTAAGAACATTGCTGCCGTCATGGAGACCAACAAGATTCCCATCTTCGGTATCTGCTTGGGCCACCAGCTCATGGCCCGCGCCTCGGGCGCAAAGACCACCAAGATGAAGTTTGGTAACCGCGGTCACAACATTCCTTGCACAAGCATGGTCACTGGAAAGTGCCACATTACTTCTCAGAACCACGGTTTCGCCGTGGATGCCGGCTCTCTGCCTGCTGGCTGGAAAGAGCTCTTCATCAACGCCAACGACGGCAGCAACGAGGGTATCATGCACGTTGAAAAGCCATACTTCAGTGTTCAGTTCCACCCCGAGAGCACCCCGGGCCCTCGAGACACTGAATATCTATTCGATGTATTCATTAATACCATGGCTGGCTGTGCTGAAAACCCTGCTCTGCTGCAAGCTCCTGTCGCCTTCCCCGGCGGAACCATTGAGGAGAACGAGAGACTTCACCCCCGCGTTTCCGTCAAGAAggttcttgttcttggcaGTGGTGGTCTCAGCATTGGTCAAGCCGGAGAGTTCGACTACTCTGGTAGCCAGGCTATCAAGGCGCTGAAGGAGGAAGGCATCTACACTGTCCTCATCAACCCCAATATTGCCACCATTCAGACTTCAAAGGGCTTGGCTGACAAGGTCTACTTCCTCCCTGTCAACGCCGACTTCGTGCGCAAGGTCATTCAGTACGAGCGTCCGGATGCCATTTACGTTACCTTTGGTGGTCAAACCGCCCTTCAGGTCGGTATCCAGCTCAAGGACGAATTCGAGAGCCTCGGTGTCAAAGTTCTGGGTACTCCCATTGATACCATCATCACAACTGAAGACCGTGAGCTCTTCGCTCGAAGCATGGACTCCATTGGCGAGAAGTGCGCCAAGTCTGCTTCAGCCAACAACGTGGAGGAGGCTCTCCACGTCGTCAAGGACATTGGCTTCCCCGTCATCGTCCGTGCTGCCTATGCACTGGGTGGTCTAGGAAGTGGTTTCGCCAACAACGAACAAGAATTGATGGATCTTTGCAACAAAGCCTTTGCCGCTAGTCCTCAAGTTCTCATTGAGCGAAGCATGAAGGGATGGAAAGAGATTGAGTATGAAGTCGTCCGAGATGCTCAGGACAACTGCATTACTGTTTGTAACATGGAGAACTTTGATCCCCTCGGTATCCACACCGGTGACTCCATTGTTGTTGCCCCCTCGCAGACTCTCTCTGATGAGGACTACAACATGCTCCGAACAACGGCCGTCAATGTCATTCGACACCTCGGCGTTGTTGGTGAGTGCAACATCCAGTATGCCTTGAACCCCTTCTCCAGGGAGTACTGCATTATTGAGGTCAATGCTCGTCTGTCTCGATCCTCTGCTTTGGCTTCCAAGGCTACCGGTTACCCTCTGGCGTTTATTGCCGCTAAGCTGGGTCTTGGAATTCCCCTCAAGGAGATTAAGAACTCGGTGACCAAGGTCACCTGCGCCTGCTTTGAGCCGTCCCTCGACTATGTCGTTGTCAAGATGCCCAGATGGGATTTGAAGAAGTTCACTCGTGTTTCCACCCAGCTTGGCTCTTCCATGAAGAGTGTTGGTGAAGTCATGAGCATCGGTCGCACTTTTGAGGAAGCCATCCAAAAGGCTATCCGGGCCATTGATTTCCACAATCTCGGCTTTGGCGAGACCAAGGCTCTCATGAGCATTGATGATGAGCTGCAAACACCCTCTGACCAGCGTCTGTTCGCTATTGCCAACGCTATGCACCAGGGTTACTCAGTCGACAAGATTTGGGAGATGACCAGAATCGACAAGTGGTTCCTCAGGAAGCTTATGGGCTTGAGCGACTTCGCTAAGGCTATGCCTCAATACACCACCAACGATATTGCACACAACCCCGGCATCCTCCTCCAGGCCAAGCGTCTGGGTTTCTCCGACCGACAGCTTGCCAAGTTCTGGAGCTCAAACGAGATTGCTGTCCGCAGACTCAGGCTCGAGGCTGGCATCCAGCCCTTCGTCAAGCAGATCGATACAGTTGCTGCCGAGTTCCCTGCTTTCACAAATTACCTGTACCTCACCTACAACGCGTCTGAGCACGACGTTAACTTTGAGGACCACGGTGTCATGGTTCTGGGCTCTGGTGTGTACCGAATTGGTTCATCCGTCGAATTTGATTGGTGCTCTGTTCGCGCCATCCGCACTCTGCGAGCCACCGGCCACAAGACCATCATGGTCAACTACAACCCAGAGACAGTCTCCACCGATTACGATGAGGCTGACAAGCTGTACTTTGAGAACATCACTCTTGAGACGATTCTGGATATTTACCAGCTGGAGAATGCTAGCGGCGTCCTTGGTGCTATGGGTGGTCAGACCCCCAACAACATTGCTCTGCCTCTCCACCGTGCTGGTGTCAAGGTGCTGGGTACCTCTCCTGAAATGATTGATACCGCCGAAAACCGTTACAAGTTCTCTCGTATGCTGGACCGAATCGAAGTTGACCAGCCTACTTGGAAGGAGCTTACCAGCTTCGAAGAAGCCCAGGCTTTCTGCCAAAAGGTGTCTTATCCCGTTCTGGTCCGACCTTCATACGTCCTCTCTGGTGCTGCCATGAACACCGTCTACTCTGAGAAGGACTTGGAAAGCTACTTGGCTCAGGCTGCCGAGGTCTCACGCGAGCACCCTGTTGTTATCACCAAGTACATTGAGAACGCCAAGGAAATTGAGATGGACGCTGTTGCCAAGGACGGTGTTGTCGTTGGCCACTTCATCTCTGAGCACGTTGAGAACGCAGGTGTCCACTCTGGTGATGCTACTCTCATCTTGCCCCCACAAGATCTTGAGCGCACCACCATTCAACGCATCGAAGAGGCTACTCGCAAGATTGGTGCCGCTCTGAACGTGACTGGTCCCTTCAACATCCAGTTCATTGCCAAGGATAACGACATCAAGGTTATTGAGTGTAACGTCCGAGCTTCTCGTTCGTTCCCCTTCGTTTCCAAGGTCATGGGAGTTGATCTGATCGAGATGGCCACCAAGGCAATCATGGGCCAGCCTTTCCAGGAGTATCCACCTACAGACATTGCCCCCGACTGCGTCGGTATCAAGGTTCCTCAGTTCAGTTTCTCTCGTCTTTCTGGCGCTGATCCTGTTCTTGGTGTCGAGATGGCCTCCACTGGTGAGGTTGCTTGTTTCGGTGTTGACAAGAACGAGGCATACCTCAAGGCTCTCTTGTCTACCGGCTTCAAGATTCCCAAGAAGAACATTCTTCTGTCCATTGGTTCgtacaaggacaagaaggagatgCTTCCATCGGTCCAGAAGCTCCAGAAGATTGGCTACAAGCTGTTCGCCACAGCTGGTACTGCCGACTTTTTGCAGGAGCACGGCGTTCCCGTTCAGTACCTCGAGGTTCTCGGCAAGGAGGAAGACAAGGATTCTGAGTTCTCTCTCACCCAGCATCTTTCCAAGAACACGATTGATCTGTACATCAACTTGCCTTCCAACAACAAGTACCGCCGCCCCGCGAACTACATGAGCAGAGGCTACCAGACTCGTCGTATGGCTGTCGACTACCAGATTCCTCTGGTTACCAACGTCAAGAACGCCAAGATCCTCATTGAGGCTATTGCTCGAAGCTTCGATCTCAGCGTTAGCAAACGTGATTACCAGACCAGCCACAAGACAGTTGTCCTGCCTGGATTGATCAACGTTGCAGCCTTTGTCCCTGGACTTGTTACGCCAGAGAGCCACGACATGGAGACTGTTACCAAGGCCTCCATCTCTGCAGGCTTCAGCATGATCCGTGTCATGCCTCTTGGCCTAGAGGGCGCCATCACCGACGGTATCACTCTCAGAGCTGCCCAGCAGAACAGCAAGCTTGGCGACTACTGCGACTACAACCTGTCTGTTTCTGCCACCTCGGATAACGACGGCCAGATCAGCGCCCTTGCCGGTGAAGTCGGCTCGCTCTTCATTCCCTTCAACCACCTGTCTGGCAACATTAGCAAGGTGGCTGCTGTCACTGCCCACTTTGATGCTTGGCCGACGCACAAGGTCATTGTCACTGACGCCAAGCTCACTGACCTCGCCTCGATCCTTCTGCTGGCATCTCTGCACAACCGCCGCATTCACGTTACTTCGGTCACAAACAAGGACGATATCCGTCTGATTGCACTCAGCAAGGCCAAGGGACTGCGCGTTTCTTGTGACGTCTCTATCTACTCTCTGTACCTGTCTACCAAGGACTACCCTGAGCTGGATCGACTCCTCCCGACCCCTGAAGATCAGGCAGCTCTTTGGGAGAACATGTCAACCATTGACGTCTTCTCTGTTGGAAGCCTGCCTTATCAGCTGGCTGAGTCTCTAGGAAAGAAGGCTGACACGTCAAGTGGCATTGCAGATGCTCTTCCGCTCCTGCTCACCTCTGTTACTGAGGGCAAGCTGACGATTGACGATCTCAAGCAGAAGCTTTACCAGAACCCCATGGAAATCTTTGAGCTCCATGACCAGGTTGGCACCAGCATTGAGGTTGAGATCGACCGTGCCTACCCAGTCCAGCCTGGCAACGTTTGGTCGCCGTTTGAAGGTCGACTTATGCGCGGATCTGTTCGCAGAGTTACCTTCCAGGATACCACAGTCTGCTTGGATGGCGAACTCTTGGCAGCGTCTCCTAAGGGCAAGGATATGTCTTCGCACAGCATTTCTCGCGAAGCCCCGACTTCTCCCTCTTTGAAGCCCGCGATGGGTTTGATTACTCAAGTTACCGAGAGCCCCAAACCTAGACAACTAGCTGGCTTCAGCAGCCCTAAGATTGCCGCTAGATTCCGCAATGTTGAGGGACTCGGCTCTCCTGCTAGACTTGGAGGCGCTGTGGATGAGCTTGGCCTGGCTTTGTCTCCCCAGCCGGCAGCCAgctctcttcagcagctgctgtCACAGCCCAACTCGTTCAAGAACGCCCACGTTCTGTCCGTGAGGCAGTACACTCGATCTGACCTGCACTTGCTGTTCACTGTAGCTCAAGAGATGCGACTCGGCGTTCAGCGCGAGGGTGTTTTGAACGTCCTCCGCGGCCGCGTCCTCTGCACGCTGTTCTATGAGCCTTCCACTCGAACTTCGGCTTCATTCGACGCTGCCATGCAGAGACTTGGAGGACGTACCATTGCGATTGCAACTTCTAGCTCATCTGTCCAGAAGGGCGAGACGCTCCAGGATACTCTGCGAACCCTGGCCTGCTACGGAGATGCCGTTGTCCTGCGTCACCCTCAGGAGACTTCTGTGGACATTGCTAATAAGTACTGCCCTATCCCCGTAGTCAACGGCGGAAACGGCAGCAAGGAGCACCCAACCCAGGCCTTCCTCGACCTCTTTACCATCCGTGAGGAGTTGGGTACCGTGCAGGGCCTGACAATTACCTTCTTGGGTGATCTCCTTTATGGCCGACCCGTCCACTCACTGGTGTACCTGCTCCAGCACTACCAGGTCAAGGTTCAGCTTGTGTCTCCTAAGGCGCTGTCTCTTCCTGCCAAGGTGAAGGAGCAGCTCATTGCCTCTGGACAGCTGTTGGTTGAGTCAGAGACTCTGACACCCGAAATCCTTGCTCGCAGCGATGTGCTGTACTGCACACGCGTGCAGAAGGAACGCTTTGAGAGCGTGGAGGCTTATGAGAAGGTGAAGGACTCATACCGCGTGGACAATGCTACGCTGAAGAACGCCAAGAGCTCCATGGTTGTGATGCACCCTCTTCCAAGGAACGAGGAGGTGGCTGAGGAGGTGGACTTTGACCAGAGGGCGGCGTACTTCAGACAG ATGCGGTATGGTCTTTACTGCAGGATGGCGCTCCTGGCACTTGTTATGGCTAGCTCGTAG
- a CDS encoding uncharacterized protein (BUSCO:EOG092D2UCZ) translates to MRLSRLRYFASSTTTTSTTAKMALYRRPSLVATTEEEKLIFAPAGHNPHGQAPQFTLSQLHLRDLNPSSPIPQFHAWFSLAQRTPSISQPEACTLSTASLPSGRVSSRVVYLKELDSHGFVMYTNLGTSRKAHDLQTNPHASLVFYWPPLQRQVRVEGITETNSRDESQTYFDTRVRGSRIGAWASKQSVVLTPKSKQKSKDAAGLVNGDLEKSNVAESAVASDGEEDDDDDDGRAELEGWVKEVEERFKDQDKIPVPDFWGGLRLVPQRVEFWQGRESRLHDRFVYEWEEGKPGEEGRWRLERLSP, encoded by the exons ATGCGATTGAGCCGCCTGCGATATTTTGCTtcttcgacgacgacgacatcgACGACGGCAAAGATGGCGCTGTACCGACGCCCTTCGTTGGTTGCGAcgacagaggaggagaagctgattT TCGCCCCAGCAGGCCACAACCCCCACGGCCAAGCCCCCCAATTCACCCTCTCGCAGCTACACCTGCGCGACCTCAACCCATCGTCGCCCATCCCCCAGTTCCACGCCTGGTTCTCCCTCGCCCAGCGCACGCCGTCCATCTCCCAGCCCGAGGCTTGCACCCTCTCCACCGCCAGCCTGCCCTCGGGCCGCGTCTCGTCGCGCGTCGTCTACCTCAAGGAGCTCGACTCGCACGGCTTCGTCATGTACACCAACCTCGGCACCTCGCGTAAGGCCCACGACCTGCAGACCAACCCGCACGCCAGCCTCGTCTTCTACTGGCCCCCGCTGCAGCGCCAGGTCCGCGTCGAGGGCATCACCGAGACCAACTCGCGCGATGAGAGCCAGACCTACTTTGACACCCGCGTCAGGGGCAGCCGCATCGGCGCCTGGGCGAGCAAGCAGTCCGTGGTGCTGACGCCAAAgtcgaagcagaagagcaaAGATGCTGCGGGACTGGTAAACGGCGACCTCGAAAAGTCAAACGTGGCCGAATCAGCGGTGGCATCAGacggcgaggaagacgacgacgacgacgacggaagGGCCGAGCTGGAGGGCTGGGTCAAGGAGGTCGAGGAGCGCTTCAAAGACCAGGACAAGATCCCCGTGCCCGACTTCTGGGGCGGCCTTCGCCTTGTGCCGCAGCGGGTCGAGTTCTGGCAGGGTCGAGAGAGCAGGTTGCACGATCGCTTCGTGTACGAGTGGGAGGAAGGCAAGCCTGGTGAAGAGGGAAGATGGCGACTGGAGAGACTGAGTCCCTGA
- a CDS encoding uncharacterized protein (EggNog:ENOG41), with protein MQRGGSRDVRFAADDDSDYEYERTSFTYRPLSRLPTPPPTLNKPSFVDQSLEDDDTLNPRYRGPAIHLVNLIPASASLASASVPFVQAMLSRAELSMEVLALAVCILDSLDTKFARTWRLSCPLSCPMRSDDLDLDSPTAVSPALIKRHSLPSTPRDAPRQQLHIDSVRPEIIILAALIIAAKFTQDSQQPPHFYRLAWGRGLWSNEQLNATELRIMESLDYRILPLCDDDCLTDAMVDMQLAADLEESGSRWNTAREPTPPDSAAGSDCEFVPSHNRSKTLGVAILDGFR; from the exons ATGCAGCGAGGAGGTAGCAGAGACGTGCGCTTTGCCGCAGATGACGACAGTGATTATGAGTATGAGCGCACCAGTTTCACATACCGGCCGCTCTCCAGATTGCCCACACCGCCTCCGACCTTGAATAAGCCGTCATTCGTGGACCAATCgctcgaagatgatgacacGCTGAACCCACGATATCGAG GTCCCGCCATCCACCTCGTGAATCTGATTCCCGCATCGGCCTCGCTCGCGAGCGCCTCGGTGCCCTTTGTCCAGGCCATGTTATCGCGGGCCGAGCTCTCCATGGaggtgctggcgctggcggttTGCATCCTCGACAGTCTCGACACTAAATTTGCGCGAACGTGGCGGCTCTCATGCCCGCTCTCGTGTCCTATGCGCAGTGACGATCTCGACCTGGACTCGCCAACCGCGGTTTCACCGGCCCTCATCAAGCGGCACTCACTCCCTTCGACACCGCGCGACGCTCCCCGCCAACAGCTGCACATCGACTCCGTGCGTCCCGAAATTATCATCCTGGCGGCCCTCATTATTGCGGCGAAGTTTACGCAAGATTCGCAGCAGCCACCGCACTTCTACCGCCTTGCGTGGGGCCGCGGCCTATGGTCAAACGAGCAGCTCAATGCTACGGAGCTACGCATTATGGAGAGCCTGGACTACCGCATTTTGCCGCTGTGCGACGATGACTGCCTTACCGACGCCATGGTGGACATGCAACTTGCTGCAGACCTAGAAGAGTCGGGATCACGATGGAACACGGCTCGCGAACCCACGCCTCCGGATAGTGCAGCTGGCAGTGATTGCGAGTTTGTGCCGAGCCACAACCGCTCCAAGACGCTTGGTGTGGCTATACTGGACGGGTTTCGATGA
- a CDS encoding uncharacterized protein (EggNog:ENOG41~TransMembrane:2 (i337-359o379-399i)), translating into MDSKSPRTCCCERLRFNSWQKSPAKEYEGNLSSTALKHGTSKQFTEADAALKHFTEADVAALKYFPGADVVVIYAKGDEVRKCQTCKEAFEDRFDIPSIWWTTLARRSNGYFGYENLLDESGTTRTGTISWVRFLMKRVKSTNSDHNKDDIDYEWVKLNAFVRWCAVERRTEIVLFDHPEFAQKVGDALISQIKFSQLGDPFWVYPIMAQEVAAVQDECVWELRTLIRNYEKHRHLYSDLFDYLHEVSRHSIHINETLHVAESILDSVQKYHDHFTSTELNSQTKDHSDPFSQNVRNRLGHLQTTFTHLRHRSEANHERLKAEISLSFNKSAQAESAATRTISLVGLLLLPAAFIAALFSTSFFNYDAPTGIWGVSGKFWIYWAVTLPVTAITVFLWFFGPRIWNKVTNTLFHFRGKRRLKKENREEEKRRRVLEEKMIKMV; encoded by the exons ATGGATTCGAAATCGCCTCGAACGTGCTGCTGCGAGCGTCTACGCTTCAACTCGTGGCAAAAATCTCCAG CCAAAGAATATGAAGGAAACCTCTCTTCGACGGCCCTAAAGCACGGAACATCAAAACAGTTTActgaggctgatgctgcATTGAAACACTTTACCGAGGCTGATGTTGCTGCATTGAAATACTTTCCTGGGGCTGATGTTGTTGTCAT TTATGCCAAAGGCGATGAAGTGCGCAAATGCCAGACTTGCAAGGAGGCCTTTGAAGACAGGTTTGATATACCATCGATATGGTGGACTACGCTGGCGAGGCGGTCTAACGGCTATTTTGGGTATGAAAATTTGCTTGATGAAAGTGGCACGACTCGGACAGGTACCA TCTCCTGGGTTCGGTTCCTCATGAAACGCGTGAAGAGCACAAATTCGGATCATAATAAAGACGATATCGATTATGAGTGGGTTAAGCTGAATGCTTTCGTACGATGGTGTGCTGTTGAGCGCCGCACTGAGATTGTTCTCTTCGACCATCCCGAATTCGCACAAAAGGTTGGAGACGCTCTTATTTCACAAATCAAATTCAGTCAACTTGGCGATCCGTTTTGGGTATATCCTATTATGGCCCAAGAGGTTGCGGCTGTCCAGGATGAATGTGTATGGGAGCTCCGAACTCTTATTAGGAACTATGAGAAACACCGGCATCTTTATAGTGACCTGTTTGACTACCTCCACGAGGTCTCGCGCCATAGTATTCACATCAACGAGACTCTTCATGTCGCCGAATCTATCCTCGATAGCGTACAGAAATATCACGATCATTTCACCTCTACAGAGCTTAACAGTCAGACGAAGGACCATTCGGACCCTTTCTCTCAGAATGTCCGAAATCGTCTTGGTCACTTACAAACCACGTTCACCCATCTTCGGCATCGCTCTGAAGCCAATCACGAGCGTCTGAAAGCTGAGATATCTCTCTCATTCAATAAGTCCGCTCAAGCGGAATCCGCGGCTACGAGAACCATTTCTTTAGTCGGACTGCTTCTTCTACCAGCTGCCTTTATTGCTGCCCTTTTCAGCACCTCCTTCTTCAATTATGATGCCCCAACCGGCATTTGGGGGGTCTCGGGTAAATTTTGGATCTACTGGGCAGTTACATTGCCCGTGACGGCAATAACTGTTTTCTTATGGTTTTTTGGGCCTAGAATCTGGAACAAGGTGACGAATACTCTATTTCATTTTCGAGGAAAGAGAcggttgaagaaggaaaacagggaagaagagaaaagaagaagagtacTTGAAGAGAAAATGATAAAAATGGTATAG
- the HOG1 gene encoding MAPK protein hog1 — protein MAEFVRAQIFGTTFEITSRYSDLQPVGMGAFGLVCSARDQLTNQNVAVKKIMKPFSTPVLAKRTYRELKLLKHLRHENVISLSDIFISPLEDIYFVTELLGTDLHRLLTSRPLEKQFIQYFLYQIMRGLKYVHSAGVVHRDLKPSNILVNENCDLKICDFGLARIQDPQMTGYVSTRYYRAPEIMLTWQKYDVEVDIWSAGCIFAEMLEGKPLFPGKDHVNQFSIITELLGTPPDDVINTIASENTLRFVKSLPKRERQPLRNKFKNADDSAIDLLERMLVFDPKKRITATEALSHDYLAPYHDPTDEPVAEEKFDWSFNDADLPVDTWKIMMYSEILDYHNVEGVPQMEDQQFPPQ, from the exons ATGGCCGAGTTTGTGCGTGCGCAGATCTTTGGCACCACGTTTGAGATCACCTCAAG ATACTCAGACCTCCAGCCCGTGGGCATGGGAGCGTTTGGTCTTGTCTG CTCTGCGCGAGACCAACTCACCAACCAAAATGTTGCCGTCAAGAAGATTATGAAGCCCTTTAGCACGCCTGTGCTCGCTAAGCGAACGTATCGCGAACTGAAGCTGCTTAAGCATCTCCGACACGAAAAT GTTATCTCTCTCAGCGACATCTTCATTTCTCCCCTTGAGGATAT CTACTTCGTCACAGAGCTTCTCGGAACCGATTTGCACCGATTATTAACATCACGGCCGCTCGAGAAACAATTCATTCAATACTTCCTCTATCAGATCATG CGAGGCCTGAAATACGTCCACTCCGCCGGTGTCGTTCACCGTGATCTCAAGCCCAGCAACATCCTCGTCAACGAAAACTGCGATCTCAAGATTTGCGACTTTGGTCTGGCCCGAATTCAAGACCCGCAGATGACGGGTTACGTATCAACACGATACTACCGTGCCCCGGAAATTATGCTCACATGGCAAAAGTACGACGTTGAGGTCGATATTTGGAGCGCCGGGTGCATCTTTGCTGAGATGCTGGAGGGCAAGCCTCTGTTCCCTGGCAAGGACCACGTGAACCAGTTCTCCATCATTACCGAGCTGCTTGGCACACCTCCGGACGATGTCATCAACACTATTGCTAGCGAGAAT ACGTTGCGGTTCGTCAAGTCGCTGCCAAAGCGTGAGCGACAGCCTCTCCGAAATAAGTTTAAGAATGCAGATGATTCAG CCATTGATCTCTTGGAGCGAATGCTCGTTTTCGACCCTAAGAAGCGAATAACCGCTACTGAAGCTCTGTCTCACGATTATCTTGCGCCGTACCACGACCCCACTGATGAGCCTGTTGCCGAAGAGAAGTTTGACTGGAGTTTCAACGACGCTGATCTCCCTGTTGATACTTGGAAAATTATGAT GTACTCTGAGATCCTTGACTACCACAATGTTGAGGGTGTCCCCCAAATGGAGGACCAACAGTTTCCTCCGCAATAG